From the genome of Prunus persica cultivar Lovell chromosome G8, Prunus_persica_NCBIv2, whole genome shotgun sequence:
TTTATTTGCAAATGTAAGGATTCTGAACAGAAATTTgaccaagaagaaaagtaaTCTCTTACCAGATTCTGCCAGTAATGATACTCGGCGGTACAATTCTGCCTTCTCCAAGCATCCAAATCAAAGAAGTTCATTCCATAAGCCCACGCACACGCATTGGGATTAAACTTCTCCTTAATCAAGGGATGTGAGAAATTCATGTACTGTGCATAACGATGGAACGAACCAAAACATGTCTCAACCGCCCCGTTCACCTTCCCATCCATATCAATGTTCCACAAACCAGTTAAGTCTTTCTGAACCACTATATCATCATCCAAGAACAGAATTCTATGCAATTTGGGGTACATTTCGGGCAAATAAAACCTTAAGTGGTTCAGTATAGACAAATACTTGGGATTCCTAAACTTCATGTTTGTTGCGTCTTTGGTTGCATTCTCGAGCTTATTCTCAAAGTAAAACTGTTGCAACTTTGCGTTCTCCAATTGCTTGAGCACCGGCACATATGAAGAATTCAAGAACTTGTAATCCTCCACAGCCTTCACTTCAACATGTGACCCATTATAGTCCTTGCTTTTAAACATAACCTGCATTGCTCCAAGGTTCATCTTATCAGTAACTACATGGAACACATGTTTCCATGGCTCCTTGGCGTTCTTCACTGCCGAATTCACAACCACTGAAGCTGCAATCacattatctgaaaatatagCATAGTGGTAAAGATTGGGGTCCTCAATTTCGGGCGGAGTCGGCTTCCCTTCATCAGTATACTTCTCCGGATGCGCAATTCGCTCCTCCATCAACCGCATTGCAACGCAATGCAAGCTTTTGGGGATCGATTTTGCGGCAATCAAGCTGGAGAAAGCTCCTTGCTTCTTGGCCTTCGTCAGCTGCTCGTTCACTTGGAAAATAGTGTCCTTAAGCTTCTGAATCTTTAGCTGGTTATCGAAAGACTCTTTGGCTTCGGCGATTACTTGTCTAGTAACTTTGATTCGCTCTTTCACTTCTTTCTCGAACTGGCGCAGCACTGATTCGTCGATGTTGAGCGCGTCGGAGTCGAAGAGAGCGCGATAAGCGGGCTTGTTCATGAGATCCGAGTAGTTTCGCGAGAGATCGGCGAAGACCCGAACGAGCTTGGAGTTCTCGAGCTTCAGCTTCCGCGCATAGCTAGCGTATGCCAGGGCTAGGGTCCGATGATCGTCTGCTTGCTTCCGGATTTGGTCCAGTCGCGGCTTCAGAGGATCCGATTTCAGAGCAAGCACCGTCCTTCTCGTCGATCCCAATCCGTATGAACCAGAATTGAAACCCTAATTCGCAATTAACAACAAAAGATTACTAATTACTTCGATTTTTGCAAACTTTTTCTACTAGTCTAGTTCCAGCGGGGGAATGGAAACGAAAATCCAAAAACGATTAGATCCCGAAATGAAAAACATGAACTTGAAACTCCATTGAAGCAGAGAAGCAGCGAGAATGTGAGAGATGAGCAGAGAACACTTACCAAGTCGGTGAGATCAGAAGTGTCGGTTTGGGAAGTGAAGACAAatgaaagagagatgaagaagacGACGGCGACTGCAATGGTCATAGCCAGAACTCTGAAGGACGCGGTGGAGCTCCGCATGGCTCCTCCTCTGCTGTGGGCAGAGACTCGAAGGTTCGCCATTTTCGATTTGGCTTCTCTCTGTCTGTGAGACTCACACTTCTTCTCTCACTCGGACTCTGGcattaattttggatttttttttaaaaaatttctgttAATTATTAACTGTAAAACGCGGATCAGCGAGTGCGACTTGGCGGTGCTTATTAAAATCTCAATAATGTGGGGCCCAGGTTAGGGCTGTGTTTTTGACTTTCGTCACTTGTTCGTTAGTGGGATTTGGGTgtttattaattagttaagGGTAATGCTAAAGAGACTATCTATTTGTACCATATTTGTGTACTAAATGATGTGGCTATTTAGTTGGCAATGCCACATCATTAAGtgagtttttaatatttttaatattttttttatatttttttacctTTCACTTTAAAGACTCATTTAAATCATATTATaatcatattaaaattaaaaaaaaattaaaaaaaaaaaaaaaaaatctccgCTCTCTTCTCCTACCTCCTACCTAGCCAACCCTCTCTCCCTACTCAACCCCACCTTTCAGCCACCCCTCTCCCGTCGCCCATCCTTCCCTCAGCCTCTCtctttatcatcatcatcagcatcaCCAATCTACAATCAACAATGGCAGTTCAAGCTCAATACCCTTCAAATATCCTCTTTCTAAACAGGTTTGCATTCTCTCCTCTGCTTCCttggttttggatttttatcAGCAAACCGTATCTGCAATCTATATATCTTTCTTATCTAATTAATCCCTGCTTGGGTTTCCACTGATTCTGCAGAAACTCACAAGAAGGGCATGATTATTCCTTACAAGCACAGCCAGGAGGATATCTTGATCAATCCCACATGCTATTCAAcaatggaggaggaggtgaGTCTCTTCATATCTTTTGATTACCCAATTCTGCTTTTGGGCTATAAACACCAATTCAATCAATAAAAGATTggtttttttgaatttggttttgattgatttgatcACAGCAGTCAATAATACTATCAATCAGCgcaaaagaggaagagaaactTCAGCTGCCACTGAAATCTCACCTTCAATCCTTCCTTTCTCTCTGCAACAACAATCccaacctcctcctcctcagcTCATCGACCTCTCCCAACTTTACAGCAACAACCACGACCACAACAATCCCAATGTGGTCTCCACGGGCCTCCGTTTATCCTTTGGATGGTTGAGGGTAGGTACATGTACAAGAGTATGGCTGAGGGAAGGATGGGTGACGGGAGAGGGGTGGCTGAAAGGTGGGGTTGAGTAGGGAGAGAGGGTTGGCTGGGTAGGAGGTAGGAGAAGAGAgtaaagatttttttaatgatttaaatgaGTCTTTAAAGTGaaaggtaaaaaaataaaaactcacttAATGATGTGGCATAACCAACTCAACAGCCACATCAGTTGGTACACAAATATGGTACAAATAGATGGTCTCCCTAGTATTACCCAAAAATTACGCatttgtgaaaaataaaaataagttaaTTAAGCATAGACCCAATAATGTCAAGTCTCAACTCAACTCAAGACACATTTACCAAATTGTCTACCTTACTAATATGTGACAGTTAACATTGCTAATTAACATGGGTtcattaattagtaatttagtACTCATTACACATCAATTCTTACATTTTATCATCAACTAATGTGACATTTAATAGTTTTCTATTGTAGAAAAAATGTTTATTATACCTCTGTTGCATAAAAGGGCTTTTAGTTTCGATTTATGCGTCGTTTGGGGTTTTATCTGAAAACGCCTATATACAATTTATAACCAGCTCATCTTTCAATATGAGATAATAATATTTGATTCTGAATTTATAACATCTTATCTGTATAATTCTGAATTGCCTTGGATGCTATTGCTCATAACATCCATCACGTACCATGGCAGTTGGGTGCACAACCACTCCCATATGATTTTCTTGCAAACAAGAGCATGCCatgtgactttttttttttttgtagccCAAGGGCACTCCATTATTAGAAGAACATAATCCTAACTCCATTATTAAAAAGTCAAGGCTACTTTACTAAAGAGAGGAAGGGTGGTCTCTTCTTTTTACCTAGAGAAATATCAAAGAGCTAGATCTACACAGTAATTAAAGAGCTCTAATTAGGTAGGATCTAATTGCTATGGTAAAAAAAATGGGAATGATATTTTCAAGCCATTGAAAGAAAAGCCACTAGCTAAAGTTGTGGGGTCATTGATGAACCCTAATCTCAAATTGGTCATCATATTATGCTTATAGTAGGTTAAAGTACATGATGAGTTGActcttttaagaaattttgtgTAAATAAATTGGTAACCTAGAAATGAGTCAGATGGATGGAAACAGAGGAACAATCTTATCTTCTAGTTAATTTGTGGAAGCCAATTTATATCATAAAACAAAGGGATATATTTACTTGTGGCACTCTTACTCAAATACACATCATTGCTACTTGAATTTAGCATGCATTAACCAAAGTAAATCTAAAAATCTAGTTAAATCAATGGTACCCCTTCTTCCCATGCTTGGTGACATGGTGCAACCATCCAAACCCTTTGAGGGCCTTGGAAAACTTGACAAGATTAGGCCTCCCCATGCCCAAATTCATCTTCCCTGCTGAAAATTTCAATGCCTGCAAGCAGCATAATTGCCCAT
Proteins encoded in this window:
- the LOC18768307 gene encoding galacturonosyltransferase 8 — protein: MANLRVSAHSRGGAMRSSTASFRVLAMTIAVAVVFFISLSFVFTSQTDTSDLTDLGFNSGSYGLGSTRRTVLALKSDPLKPRLDQIRKQADDHRTLALAYASYARKLKLENSKLVRVFADLSRNYSDLMNKPAYRALFDSDALNIDESVLRQFEKEVKERIKVTRQVIAEAKESFDNQLKIQKLKDTIFQVNEQLTKAKKQGAFSSLIAAKSIPKSLHCVAMRLMEERIAHPEKYTDEGKPTPPEIEDPNLYHYAIFSDNVIAASVVVNSAVKNAKEPWKHVFHVVTDKMNLGAMQVMFKSKDYNGSHVEVKAVEDYKFLNSSYVPVLKQLENAKLQQFYFENKLENATKDATNMKFRNPKYLSILNHLRFYLPEMYPKLHRILFLDDDIVVQKDLTGLWNIDMDGKVNGAVETCFGSFHRYAQYMNFSHPLIKEKFNPNACAWAYGMNFFDLDAWRRQNCTAEYHYWQNLNENRSLWKLGTLPPGLITFYSTTKPLDKSWHVLGLGYNPSISMEEIRNAAVVHFNGNMKPWLDIAMSQFRPLWEKHVDYDMEFVQACNFGI
- the LOC18767682 gene encoding uncharacterized protein LOC18767682, with product MAVQAQYPSNILFLNRNSQEGHDYSLQAQPGGYLDQSHMLFNNGGGAVNNTINQRKRGRETSAATEISPSILPFSLQQQSQPPPPQLIDLSQLYSNNHDHNNPNVVSTGLRLSFGWLRVGTCTRVWLREGWVTGEGWLKGGVE